The sequence GAGCGGCTGCGGCATCGGCAAAGCATCGCCGATGAGACGACGTCCCGCCGCATCGTAAAGCGTGAAGGCACGGCTCAGCCCGCGAAGATGGCTCGCGTTATGCGATGCGAAGCGCTGCCGTACGTTGGCGAGAGTCGTTCCGGGCTGGAGCGGAGCCTCGCGCGTCAACCAATCGTCGATGTTGGCGATCTGAAATCGCTGTGTCTGAACGTAGAGAAATCCGAACAGGGCGCCGGAGGCCACGCCGAACAGTGCCAGAAACAGCAGAGCGAGACGGAAGCTCCCGGTGCGGGGCAGGTCAGTCAGGCGCATGCATGACATATCCTGCGCCACGGACCGTGTGGATCAACTGGGAAGCGCCGTCGCGTTCGATCTTGCGCCGCAATTTACTGACATGGACATCGATCACGTTGGTGGGTTCGTCATAATGATAGTGCCAGACCTCTTCGAACAGCATGGTCCGCGTGACGATCTGGCCGGCGCTGCGCATGAGATATTCGAGTAGACGGAACTCGCGCGGCAGCAGGTCGATCGTCTTGCCCGCACGGCGGGCGGTGCGCGCGAGCAGATCGAGTTCGAGGTCGCCGACGCGCAATTCGGTTTCGCGGCCGCTGCCGCCACGGCGTCGCAGCAGCGCGTCGATGCGGGCCGTCAGTTCGAGCGCTTCGAACGGTTTGGTCAGATAGTCGTCGCCGCCCATCTTCAGGCCGCGGATACGCTCGTCGACCGCGTCGAGCGCGCTCACCACCAGCACCGGTATGTCGTCGCCGGTCGCCCGTAGCGTCGTGACGATGGTCAGGCCGTCCATGCCGCCCGGCAGCATGCGATCGACGACCAGCGCGTCGTAGGAGCCCGCGGCCGCCATCAGCAGGCCTTCGCGGGCTGTCCCCGCAATCTGCACCTCATGCCCATGATCGTTGAGCGCGGCGGCGATTTCCTGTGCGATGCGCTCGTCGTCCTCGACGATCAGAATGCTGGTCATCGGCCTCGAACTACCCGCATTGCATTATCGCTCCCGTGCGGGCGCGTTGGCTCGGCCGCACCCCTCGGTTATGCACGCCCTCATGCCATGGCGCCTCGACGAATGTCCTCCGCTCAACGTTAAATCTCCTTCATCCTGTCGCCGGGAGCTGATCTGATGCGGCTGCTGGTCGTGGAGGACGACGATCGCGGCGCGGCGTATCTGGTCCGTGGCCTGCAGGAAAGCGGTCACGTCGTCGATCGAGCCTCGGAGGGCGAGACCGGCCTCG is a genomic window of Sphingomonas nostoxanthinifaciens containing:
- a CDS encoding response regulator transcription factor is translated as MTSILIVEDDERIAQEIAAALNDHGHEVQIAGTAREGLLMAAAGSYDALVVDRMLPGGMDGLTIVTTLRATGDDIPVLVVSALDAVDERIRGLKMGGDDYLTKPFEALELTARIDALLRRRGGSGRETELRVGDLELDLLARTARRAGKTIDLLPREFRLLEYLMRSAGQIVTRTMLFEEVWHYHYDEPTNVIDVHVSKLRRKIERDGASQLIHTVRGAGYVMHAPD